The Rhinoderma darwinii isolate aRhiDar2 chromosome 11, aRhiDar2.hap1, whole genome shotgun sequence genome window below encodes:
- the LOC142663304 gene encoding E3 ubiquitin-protein ligase DTX4-like, whose product MMLDRGAVLVWEWQDEAFLWKPYSPQVARYIEQVLRDNPKASSVSLGEADASLTPYILDLISMNQFRLDTGTLSPARRVSFPPSSAPGRGILWEWEELPGQWDPFETRLSVLIQEAFERQQSGVRLGEPCSGSHICFRTMTQVEFPSQKRIRVRVRTQTPYPTAGNKRPSANFQPVVPQLLYGNSKYGPYSTYKIPVNPSQELLNFNKLLVNTNQGLANYDRAIPDSKRELMNIDHALVNRSQTLVNSNHLLVDNNQVNVNSQQRTVNSGHDPVNCNYGMVDIGHMLSNSNHEMMNSNQILMNFNSGVVNFSNGPLQSNHGLVNSNDLLIDYNQDVENGSNELINFEASVINPNYGPSYCKSTPPSYSPGLENTNSLLFESNTTIQPQWTQINPVCRRQNYSPALVSPNSKRTVSKPGLVGSESKYKDLRTDLAMSESVPSNYTAVLNRSNFRPEEYRTELRRSISRPEESRPEFQRSNSRPHDRPEFTRSNSRPSDCRPVLVRSYSKPGYDRSDSRPAEFRPVPVRSESRHDDAYSALGNLDCRVMGSRPEYVRSNSRPSDAEPEFVRSQSRSTDSKTDLASPHPGFKHSKPASAGRSLSRSTSLRSRSPPPCTCPQCLLVQSVKSASWPGRQLETNKSWPDSHRSQKEKSITRVPPLPLCNIEGSGMIPPALAGISGLLMSAAGLPVCLSVPASPIFRPPSVKKKDLRPVPGIQGTSRKITNKKAKKPEEMIKQFLQRVRNFPSEDCTRCRRTLTEGEVGRLYRCAHAYHVRCLAPLYKDGTLRCPTCQTLYGVKIGSQPPGKMTFHVIPHCLPGYPDCETIHIIYHIAPGVQGPGQPHPGMKFTAPDFPLHCYLPNTKRGREVLLLLIKAWESRLLFPVIPSRVPGVLDSVSISRFPLKTEFGSNVTGKGFPDTRYLDSILRQLQDWGVSAD is encoded by the exons GTACTCTCTCTCCAGCAAGAAGAGTGAGCTTTCCTCCTTCCAGCGCACCTGGCCGAGGTATATTGTGGGAATGGGAGGAACTTCCAGGACAATGGGACCCATTTGAAACCCGATTATCAGTCCTCATCCAGGAAGCTTTTGAGAGACAGCAGTCAGGTGTTCGTCTTGGAGAGCCCTGCAGTGGGTCCCATATATGCTTCCGAACCATGACTCAAGTCGAATTTCCTTCACAAAAGAGGATAAGAGTGCGTGTCCGAACTCAGACTCCCTACCCTACTGCTGGAAACAAACGTCCTTCAGCTAATTTTCAGCCTGTGGTACCCCAACTTCTGTACGGAAATTCTAAATATGGGCCATATTCTACTTACAAAATCCCTGTGAATCCTAGTCAGGAGCTATTAAATTTCAACAAATTACTAGTGAACACCAACCAGGGTCTTGCGAACTATGACAGAGCTATACCTGACTCCAAGAGAGAACTAATGAACATTGACCATGCACTTGTGAATAGGAGCCAGACCTTAGTAAACTCAAATCATTTATTGGTTGACAACAACCAGGTGAATGTGAACTCGCAACAAAGGACAGTTAACTCCGGACATGACCCTGTGAACTGCAATTATGGGATGGTTGATATTGGACACATGTTGAGTAATTCAAATCATGAAATGATGAACTCCAACCAGATATTAATGAACTTCAATTCTGGGGTGGTAAATTTTAGTAATGGACCATTACAATCCAATCATGGACTTGTGAATTCTAATGATCTTTTAATAGACTATAACCAAGATGTAGAAAATGGCAGCAATGAATTAATTAATTTTGAAGCTAGCGTAATAAACCCAAATTATGGGCCCTCTTATTGTAAATCCACTCCACCTAGTTACAGTCCTGGGTTAGAGAATACAAATTCATTGCTGTTTGAGTCTAACACAACTATCCAACCACAATGGACACAAATAAATCCTGTTTGTAGACGTCAGAATTATAGCCCTGCATTAGTAAGTCCTAATTCTAAAAGAACAGTTTCAAAACCTGGACTTGTAGGGTCAGAGTCAAAATACAAGGACTTGAGAACGGATCTAGCAATGTCAGAGTCTGTGCCTTCaaattatacagcagtattaAATAGGTCTAATTTTAGACCTGAGGAATATAGAACTGAATTGCGCAGATCAATTTCTAGGCCTGAAGAAAGTAGACCTGAATTTCAGCGATCAAATTCTAGACCTCATGATAGACCTGAATTTACTAGGTCTAATTCTCGACCCTCTGACTGTAGACCTGTATTGGTCAGGTCTTACTCTAAACCTGGATATGACAGATCTGACTCAAGACCAGCAGAATTCAGACCTGTGCCAGTTAGATCTGAATCCCGTCATGATGATGCCTATTCTGCGTTAGGGAATTTGGACTGTAGAGTCATGGGCTCAAGACCTGAGTATGTTAGATCTAATTCTAGACCTTCAGATGCAGAACCTGAGTTTGTTAGGTCTCAGTCAAGATCTACTGACTCGAAGACTGATCTAGCAAGCCCCCATCCTGGCTTCAAACACTCAAAACCTGCCTCAGCTGGCAGAAGTCTATCTCGATCAACTTCGCTTAGAAGTAGGAGCCCCCCACCCTGTACATGTCCACAGTGTCTACTGGTACAGAGTGTAAAATCAGCCAGTTGGCCTGGACGTCAGTTGGAGACCAATAAATCATGGCCTGACAGTCATCGAAGTCAAAAGGAAAAGAGCATCACTAG GGTGCCTCCCCTGCCTCTCTGTAATATTGAAGGTTCAGGAATGATCCCACCAGCTCTGGCAG GCATTAGTGGTCTTCTTATGAGTGCGGCAGGACTTCCAGTCTGTCTCTCAGTCCCTGCTTCTCCTATTTTCCGCCCGCCTTCAGTAAAGAAGAAAGATCTTCGTCCAGTTCCTGGAATTCAAGGCACCAGCCGAAAAATCACTAATAAGAAAG CAAAAAAGCCGGAAGAGATGATAAAACAATTCTTGCAAAGAGTGAGGAACTTTCCATCAGAG GATTGTACGCGCTGTAGAAGGACTCTGACAGAAGGAGAAGTTGGCAGATTGTACCGCTGTGCTCATGCCTATCATGTCCGCTGCCTGGCACCTTTGTACAAG GATGGTACGTTACGCTGCCCAACTTGTCAAACATTATATGGTGTGAAGATAGGGTCTCAGCCTCCGGGGAAGATGACTTTTCATGTAATTCCTCATTGCTTGCCTGGGTATCCTGACTGCGAGACTATACACATTATTTACCATATTGCTCCTGGAGTGCAG GGTCCAGGCCAGCCTCACCCGGGAATGAAGTTCACAGCTCCTGACTTCCCGCTACACTGTTACCTCCCCAACACGAAAAGGGGGAGAGAG GTGCTTCTTCTCTTGATAAAAGCTTGGGAAAGTCGCCTCCTCTTTCCTGTCATTCCCTCACGTGTCCCTGGTGTTCTAGACTCTGTGTCCATTTCCAGATTCCCACTCAAGACAGAGTTTGGATCTAATGTTACTGGAAAAGGATTTCCAGACACCCGTTATCTGGACAGCATCTTGCGTCAGCTTCAGGACTGGGGTGTGTCAGCAGACTGA